The Flavobacterium sp. 1 genome contains the following window.
CATCAAAGCCAACGGAGAAAACACTAAATTTTCTACTGCGAGCAAAGAAAATGACACAGTCAAATATCCTGCTTTGGCCGAAACTTTCAGACGTATTGCTAAAAACGGAAGAGATGAATTTTACGAAGGACAAACAGCAAAAACATTAGTAAAATACCTTCAAGAAAAAGGCGGAATTATAACGATGAAAGATTTGGCTAAATATGAAGCCAAATGGAGAACTCCATTAACCTTTAATTACAAAGATTTAAAAGTCATTTCGATGTCACCACCAAGCAGTGGCGGTATTTGTCTGGCACAAATTTTAAAAATGATTGAGCCGTACGATCTTTCTAAAATGGGTCACAATTCTGCGGAATCCATTCAGGTTATTGTGGAAGCTGAACGTCGCGCTTATGCTGACAGAAGTTATTTTCTGGGTGATCCCGATTTTGTAAAAATACCCTTGAAAGCTTTGATGGCTGAAGATTATTTAAAACAGCGTATGTCAAGTTTTAATATAAATAAAGCTACTTTATCCTCTGAAATTAAGGAAGGAAAAGTAACTTATAATGAAAGCACTGAGACTACACATTACTCTATTGTTGACCCATTCGGGAATGCGGTCGCAGCGACTACGACCTTAAATGATGCGTATGGTTCCAAATATTATTGTGATGAATTAGGCTTTTTTTTAAACAATGAAATGGATGATTTTAGCGCCAAGCCCGGTGAACCCAATATGTTTGGTTTAGTTGGAAATGAAGCCAACAGTATTGCTCCGCAAAAAAGAATGCTGAGTTCCATGACGCCTACAATTGTTGAAAAAAACGGAAAATTATTCATGGTTGTCGGGTCACCTGGCGGTTCCACCATTATCACTTCGGTTTTGCAGACAATTCTCAATGTTTATGAATACAATTTAGGAATGCAGGAAGCGGTGAATGCCCCCAGATTTCATCATCAATGGCTACCAGACGTGATCACATTCGAACCCAATACTTTTGACACAAACACTTTTGTCAAATT
Protein-coding sequences here:
- the ggt gene encoding gamma-glutamyltransferase, with product MKKIALLFLLLNTYCFAQTKAVTGLIANKAMVVSAREEASKIGVEIMQKGGNAFDAMVATELALAVAYPYAGNIGGGGFMVFRKANGEVGCLDYREKAPLEATKNMFQDKDGNVIKGISTETPLAIGVPGTIAGMFAVNKKYGSMPMSEILKPVIALAEKGVIVTKKQECTLANYKEAIIKANGENTKFSTASKENDTVKYPALAETFRRIAKNGRDEFYEGQTAKTLVKYLQEKGGIITMKDLAKYEAKWRTPLTFNYKDLKVISMSPPSSGGICLAQILKMIEPYDLSKMGHNSAESIQVIVEAERRAYADRSYFLGDPDFVKIPLKALMAEDYLKQRMSSFNINKATLSSEIKEGKVTYNESTETTHYSIVDPFGNAVAATTTLNDAYGSKYYCDELGFFLNNEMDDFSAKPGEPNMFGLVGNEANSIAPQKRMLSSMTPTIVEKNGKLFMVVGSPGGSTIITSVLQTILNVYEYNLGMQEAVNAPRFHHQWLPDVITFEPNTFDTNTFVKLKTKGYIINEKTTPVIGKVDAILILSDGKLEGGADFRGDDKAVGF